One stretch of Candidatus Rokuibacteriota bacterium DNA includes these proteins:
- a CDS encoding aspartate dehydrogenase encodes MIRAGIFGLGTIGRAICRALDTGIPGVLLAGGSSRDRAKAEAFLASLASKPPFLSPEELIQASELVIECATQAALQELAPKVLGAGKDLMVLSCGGLLGRQDWVEFAAKNRCRILVPSGAIAGLDGVKGARVGAITSVTMESRKPPRGWAGAPYIEAKGIDLSSISEETLIYEGPATEACKAFPANVNVLAALSLAGIGPELTRIKIFAVPGLARNTHRITVEGEFGRLQIQVENVPSENPRTGKLSYLSAIACLRELGATLRVGT; translated from the coding sequence ATGATCCGCGCGGGCATCTTCGGCCTCGGCACCATCGGGCGCGCGATCTGCCGCGCCCTGGATACGGGGATTCCGGGGGTCTTGCTCGCGGGGGGAAGCAGCCGCGACCGGGCCAAGGCCGAGGCATTCCTGGCCAGCCTGGCCTCAAAGCCCCCGTTCCTCTCCCCCGAGGAGCTGATCCAGGCTTCCGAGTTGGTGATCGAGTGCGCGACCCAGGCTGCCCTCCAGGAGCTGGCTCCGAAGGTGCTGGGAGCGGGGAAAGACCTCATGGTCCTCTCCTGCGGCGGGCTCCTCGGTCGGCAGGACTGGGTGGAGTTCGCGGCGAAGAATCGCTGCCGGATTCTCGTGCCCTCAGGCGCGATCGCTGGCCTCGACGGCGTCAAGGGCGCGCGGGTCGGGGCGATCACGAGCGTCACGATGGAGAGCCGGAAACCGCCCCGGGGATGGGCGGGCGCGCCCTATATCGAGGCGAAGGGGATTGACCTGAGCTCGATCAGCGAGGAGACGCTGATCTACGAGGGCCCCGCCACCGAGGCCTGCAAGGCCTTCCCCGCTAACGTCAACGTCCTCGCGGCGCTGTCGCTGGCCGGCATCGGCCCCGAGCTGACCCGGATCAAGATCTTCGCGGTGCCCGGGCTGGCGCGCAACACCCACCGGATCACCGTCGAAGGGGAGTTCGGGAGGCTCCAGATTCAGGTCGAGAACGTCCCGTCAGAAAACCCGCGGACGGGCAAGCTCTCCTACCTTTCCGCGATCGCCTGCCTTCGCGAGCTGGGCGCCACCCTCAGGGTCGGCACCTGA
- a CDS encoding tripartite tricarboxylate transporter permease, with product MEAFLSSTLAVLDPQTFLYMALGVVAGLLGGAIPGVTITMTIILVLPFTFGMTPLQGLATMVGVYVGGESGGLITATLLGIPGTPSAIATTFEGFPMARKGEAGRAVWLGIWASLLGGLLAGFPLVVGAIQLAALAIKFGPWEYFSLFVLTLTIVASLAEQSLLKGLLSGVFGLLVTAVGGDPLMGVARFTFGTDFLLAGFPFLPVLIGIFAFSQLMKDVESMGGGGKDATIGKDVDLRVNHLKVIGEILRQPFNLIWSTLIGLWIGILPAVGGSAANIMAYDQAKKFSKHPEKFGTGISDGVIAAEASNNANIGGSLITMMAFGIPGDAVTAVMLGALIIHGIQPGPLFVTTHTQVAYGMFAAYFLAHFVTVLVEWALLRYFLRVILIPQAVLTPIILVLCAIGSYALNNIIENVWTFYFFGIIGYLMVKFGFPLAPIILGVVLGDQLEVNYIRAIMTDADPWLFLTRPISGALLVLSVVSVIVSLWQRRRRAPAPAEAEAEM from the coding sequence TCCTCGACCCCCAGACGTTCCTCTACATGGCGCTGGGGGTGGTAGCCGGGCTCCTCGGGGGCGCCATCCCCGGCGTCACCATCACGATGACCATCATTCTGGTCCTCCCCTTCACCTTCGGGATGACCCCGCTCCAAGGGCTGGCGACCATGGTCGGCGTCTACGTGGGCGGCGAATCCGGCGGGCTGATCACGGCGACGCTCCTGGGCATCCCGGGGACGCCCTCGGCGATCGCCACCACGTTTGAGGGCTTCCCCATGGCGCGCAAAGGCGAGGCCGGGCGCGCGGTGTGGCTCGGGATCTGGGCCTCCCTCCTGGGAGGGCTCCTCGCGGGATTCCCGCTCGTCGTGGGAGCCATCCAGCTCGCGGCCCTCGCGATCAAATTCGGCCCGTGGGAGTACTTCTCTCTCTTCGTCCTCACGCTCACGATCGTGGCGAGCCTCGCCGAGCAGTCGCTCCTGAAGGGCCTGCTCTCGGGCGTCTTTGGACTCCTGGTCACCGCGGTGGGCGGCGACCCGTTGATGGGTGTCGCCCGGTTCACCTTCGGCACCGACTTCCTCCTCGCGGGGTTCCCGTTCCTGCCGGTCCTGATCGGGATCTTCGCCTTCTCCCAGCTCATGAAGGACGTGGAGAGCATGGGTGGCGGGGGTAAGGACGCGACGATCGGCAAGGACGTGGACCTCAGGGTGAACCACCTGAAGGTCATCGGCGAGATCCTCCGCCAGCCGTTCAATCTCATCTGGTCCACCTTGATCGGCCTCTGGATCGGCATCCTCCCCGCCGTCGGCGGCTCCGCGGCCAACATCATGGCTTACGATCAGGCCAAGAAGTTCTCCAAGCACCCGGAGAAGTTCGGCACCGGCATCTCCGACGGGGTCATCGCGGCCGAGGCCTCCAACAACGCCAACATCGGCGGCTCGCTCATCACGATGATGGCCTTCGGCATCCCCGGCGACGCGGTCACGGCGGTGATGCTCGGGGCGCTCATCATTCACGGGATCCAGCCCGGTCCCCTCTTCGTCACCACCCACACCCAAGTCGCGTACGGCATGTTCGCCGCCTACTTCCTGGCCCACTTCGTGACCGTGCTGGTGGAGTGGGCACTCCTCCGCTACTTCCTCCGCGTGATCCTGATCCCCCAGGCCGTCCTGACACCGATCATCCTGGTCCTCTGCGCGATCGGCTCCTACGCGCTCAACAACATCATCGAGAACGTCTGGACCTTCTACTTCTTCGGCATCATCGGCTACCTGATGGTCAAGTTCGGCTTCCCGCTGGCGCCGATCATCCTGGGGGTGGTGCTCGGAGACCAGCTCGAGGTGAACTACATCCGCGCGATCATGACCGACGCCGACCCCTGGCTCTTCTTGACCCGCCCGATCTCGGGGGCCCTGCTCGTCCTGTCCGTCGTCTCGGTCATCGTGTCGCTCTGGCAGCGGAGGCGGCGCGCCCCTGCCCCGGCCGAAGCCGAGGCGGAGATGTGA